acaagggggggtgacggggtgatcaggggggtgacatgggtgatcaggggttaatcagtgacagagggggtgggggggtggggggggctctTGTGTGGTGATTGCTGCACATACTTTCATTTTCCTCTGGTGgtcccaagcaaaagggaccaccagaggagggtGTAGGAGCCATATCAGACGCTGTTCACAGAACAGCGTCTGATATGCGTTTTTTTTAACaatctgcagcctgccagcgaccGATCATTGCTAGCAGGCTGCAGATTAATTTCTCCTGCGGCGATTACAGCTGCGCACCGCGCAGGCGGCCCGGCGCGTCTTCTCGCCTCtagcgagaggacgcgccggcgctTCCAGGAGGAAAAAAACCTCCCGCCGGCAGGACGCGATTATGCATCCgccggtcgggaggcggttaaccGCAAACACGGGTAATCTATAGATCCGAGTTTATATTGTCTGTCTGTCAAAATCTTTTTCGGCAGatcgccagtatttgctggttcatttagcattacccagggtgcaccacggggaggcgaaccagctgtacaccccataaagTACCATCACTTAATAGACGGGTACAATATTCTAGGCACTATATAACGCACCAATActgggcatgaagctcccgttccaccacatcccaaagatactctattgggttgagatctggtgactttggggaccattttagtacagtgaactcattgtcatgttcaagaaaccaattttaaatgattcgagatttgtgacatggtgcattatcctgctggaagtagccatcagaggatgggtacatggtggtcatgaagggatggacatggtcataaacaatgatcaggtagcccgtggcatttaaacgatgcccaattggcactaaggggcctaaagtgtgcccagaaaacctcccccacaccattacaccaccagcaccagcctgcacagtggtaacaaggcatgatgcatacatgttctcattctgtttacaccaaattcggactctaccattttaaTGTCTCCTAATCATCAGATCAGGCAACATTTTttctagtcttcaacagtccagtaTCGGTGacctcatgcaaattgtagcctctttttcctattagtAGTggtgatgagtggtacccggtggggtcttctgctgttgtagcccatccacctcaaggttgtgcgtgttgtggcttcacaaatgctttgctgcatacctcggttgtaacgagtggttatttcagacaacattgctcttctatcagcttgaatcagtcggcccattctcctctgacctctagcattaaaaaaaggcattttcgcccacaggactgccgcatactggatgtttttcccttttcacaccattctttgtaaaccctagaaatggttgtgcgtgaaaatcccagtaactgagcagattgtgaaatactcagaccggcccgtctggcaccaacaaccatgccacactcaaaattgcttaaatcacctttctttcccattctgacattcaatttggagttcaggagattgtcttgaccaggacacaACCCtcaatgcattgaagcaactgccatgtgattggtgactagataattgcattaatgagaaatagaacaggtgttcctaacaattctttaggtgagtgtatattatatgCTTGTATCTTTTATCTTGCAGACAATGGTAAAGAAGGGGTATGACCGTACCCGGCGGCATGCCTCAAAAAAAGAAATAGTTCGCAGCATACAACAAATGCTGAGAGAAAAATTCGCCCGCGAGCACTCTGAAAGTGCAATAGTAAAGAGGTGGTCGGACCTAAAAAGGCGAGACCCAGAATTCGTCAGAGAAATATCTGAAAGAGTCTGCCCCGGTAAGATGCTTACTGTAACATTACACAATGTGGATGAGaaataatgtaatgtacagtgatgtctagaattattcatacccttgtcttattatcacataaagttaCGTTTAATCCAAAATACAGCTATCATATATACAAAGACGTTATTCACACTAAAATTAATTATAAGCGATGTACAAAAGGCATTATTGTGGTCCCCCTTTCCATACCAAGGAGAGAAATTCCTgtttaattgcaaaaaaaataaaaatcttggtATCAACATAGGAAATAACATTAAAGTAATAGCAACATATATACAAAGAACAACTTCACATTAAACTGAAAAATTATAAATTAAACTATACCATACGCTAAGCTATAGATGAAATATAGAATGTATTTTAAGTATTATTTTTTGAAACTATTTACAAGTAATACTGGAAACTCTACCCTTACTATAAAACTAGCTAAAAGACGTTCTACTACCCTAATAATAAACTATGTACACAAGgcattatttgaaaaaaaaatatatatatatttccttgtgtactgtttttttttgagtAAACGTAACTAATTTCACATAAAATTATGTTATTGTATGGTCTCTGATTATTATGCTTATTGATCAGGTTTCCACCATTAATTGTCTCTTGTCAAAGTTCTAAATTTTGGTGAAGACCAAGTCCGCCCCTGAATTTTGTCCTTGTAGTTGTTAATATGTCATAAGATAGACCTTTCTATCCCCCTTTCCATACCAAGGAGATAATTTCCCTGTTAATTGCAATAAAAAAGCTTCTGGGTATCGACATAGGGATTCCCTGTCAAAAAATACATAACTCCAGGGAGGCTGATAATTTTAACAAGGTTAACATGGCTAACCCAAGAGACATAGATGTCTCTCCAATCATCAACATTTGACTTAATATTAAAggactttaataaaaaaaaaaaaaaaaatatcaaccgCATAAGATACAGATTAATGGTTAAATTGTTTAGTTATATTCGTTGATTTTCCTGTCTAAATCATTAACAATGTGTAATTACAGGCCAGCCTGTTCCAACAGTGCGCTCAACACCTGCGCACCGGGATATCCACGTGGTGGAGGTCtctgaggaggatgaagaggaggcaaGCCCCCCCACCGCGATGGAGACGAGCGACACTGCTCCGCCAGATGTCGCCGAACATGTGGAGGAGGAAGGCGGTCCCTCTCAACCCCACACCTCACCGACGGCTGCCGCAATACCTCCGGCCGAGGTGACCGAGGAGCAAGAGGTGGCcgcacaggcagaggaggaggaggagcttgtgaccaccccacagcaggaGGGTAAATATCTACAAAAATCTTTATAAAAATAACTAACAAACCTAATTCTACTTAATTATACTATCAAAGGTAGTTTTGTAATCTTGGTTAGAATTTTCAAAGTAAAAAGAAAGGGTGGGGTTTGAGCAAGGAATGATGGGTGAATGATAAGGGACAGAGCGGCTAGTTTTAACTGGTCTCCCTGTGTCCCTGACCCAACACCCTGCTGGGTAATGAATGGCAAAGGAAAACAGGGTAGGGAAAAAGGAACAGAAAACCAATACATATTACAGTACAcatttaaacaaataaaaaaaagccttGATGGCGGTCAGGACACACAAAATGGAATTAAAGTGTAGCCAGAGTCCAGGTACACACACTAAACAGTCAATAATATTAATGTAATAGCAACATATATACAAACAACAACTTAACAGTAAACTGAAAAATTATATGGTAAACTCTACTAAACTCTAAACAATTCatgaaatatataaatttttaaacTATTGTTTTATCAACTATTTACAAGTAATACTGGAAACGCTAGCCATATTACAAAACTAAATGTTAACATACGTACACAATAATcccaaataaaattattttaacaCTAATCTAGTCTCAAAAatcttaaaaatatataattctatTGAACACTATATAAAAATCTATTCACAAGTTAAAATGGAAACACTAGCCATACCATATAACTAAATGTTATCTTACATACCTAGACTATATTAACACTAACCCTAGTAATCATTTAAACGCtaataaacaaaataaattaatataaattatttaattttttaacataAAGTATACTTAAAATATTTACAATTAACAAAAAAGGAAATACTAGCCATACTACAAAAATAATTGATATAATATATACAAATACACTGTTCACACTAACCGTAATCACTAATTTAACCGAATAAAAGTataacctaataaaaaaaatatatataatcttttGGAATAAATCATATTTCATACATTTAAACAGTTAACTATTAACACTAACA
This sequence is a window from Bufo gargarizans isolate SCDJY-AF-19 chromosome 5, ASM1485885v1, whole genome shotgun sequence. Protein-coding genes within it:
- the LOC122939353 gene encoding uncharacterized protein LOC122939353, with protein sequence MVKKGYDRTRRHASKKEIVRSIQQMLREKFAREHSESAIVKRWSDLKRRDPEFVREISERVCPGQPVPTVRSTPAHRDIHVVEVSEEDEEEASPPTAMETSDTAPPDVAEHVEEEGGPSQPHTSPTAAAIPPAEVTEEQEVAAQAEEEEELVTTPQQEGINNLIKKIKGVIKDQKRKSEAFRLQMQELEKRHRLLERQNQRDQRELLDQLEQLKKHR